Within the Medicago truncatula cultivar Jemalong A17 chromosome 4, MtrunA17r5.0-ANR, whole genome shotgun sequence genome, the region tttttccCCGATTTGGAGTCAGATGACCCGCAATTGCATCTCTTGACTTTTCTAGAATATCGTGATACAATACAATTTGGTTGTGCATCCAACAATTCTGCAAATAATATACTTTTCCCTTTCTCATTAAGAGATAAAGCTAagaattttctatattttatgtcccataatgataaaaaaaaaaaaaaacacatggaaTAAAGTGGAGGAACCTAAGACCAAGAATATAGATGAAGAGAAATTCTTGTGTGCAAACAAACATAACACGTCATCctatacaaacaaccaatcaaaaatttttgtttaataaaattaaaattaaaattaaataatagacACGTTCTATCCTCTTCTTCTCTGGCGGAACCAAAATTCAAGTAGCATATacttccttccttccttcttttcttcaaaCCCCACTCTGACTctgatgaattatatgatggTATTTGTTGCTTCTTCCTCTTACAATATCCTTATTTCTCACTTTCTTATTTAAATGCAGCTTGCCCATCGATTAAAATTTCAATCTTTTCTATTGAATTTTTCGTGGTACGTATATGTAGATTACTGGTGTTGGGTTTTTGCCATCATGTAATCCCTTCATGAAAATTATATTCCAACTCCCACTTTCAATTACACATGTGCGCATATGTAATCCCTTCATTAGGATTTTTCgatttctttgttttctgtcTTTAATGGAATACATGCACTTTTCTTGGTTTGTTTGCTAAATAAAAGGCAATAGAAATTGCATTGGTATGAAGAATAGGTTGTACAGTAGACCATGTGACAAATGAGTATGGTTTCTTAATAACAATTAGGAAAGAAAATTTGATGTGATTTGGAGGATTTGAGGTGGAGGGTTGAAGTTGACATGAATGAAAAGCCTATTAGGGACTTTGTCTTGCTATTTCTAAAACTACTGATTTGAAGTTGGGTCTTAGAATTGATGAGGAGGAGAAGATTGGTGGGGATTGTGTTGTGACTCCAAAGGAAAACGATGGTGATAAGGAGAGCAAGATAGATTCTAATGTGTCTACTTATTTTTACCCTGAatagttaagcgtgcttgaatTTAGTTTTGTATGTGATGTCTATATTATGATGCTcatcaatgaaaataaaaaattgtcagcCCTCTTAACATTGATTAATAACAAATATGCTAGTTCATTGCCAACTTATAcctaaaagttatatattttagaTTGGTTAATTCATTGTATCAAGTTTTGtgtgattatttagttagtaattaaattgaaattttaacacATGTCATAGTTTGCTGCCACACGTGGAGACATCTTAATATTAGCATTTGGATGGGTAAAGCACAAAAATATGGTCAAGTTGCTTGGATATGGTTCTATTACCTATCATATTTTAGCTTTGAAGGAAACACATCATGATCACAATGTGTTAAGAGATAAGTCATGTATCATCATAGGTGTGGGGGATATGAAGACTGAATGGTAAAGATTTAATTTAATCCACTATCCTTTTGATGAACCACACGAGTTCTACAATATGTTACAGATTTGTAAATAACATGCTTAAAGGAATATATTGATGAAATTGAGCTATATAATTAACGCAACAATAATATACAGAGCCTCTActtaaaaatatgtaaaaatacaTTAAAGTATCCTATAATGACATTCCATTCATAAtatttaacttcattttatgACTACTCTACTGGCAAGTGAATCAGAAAGTGCAATATACTCATGCGAGGcctcacataatttttttacaaaggacATCAAGATTTGAATCAGAAATATAGAGTCTGAGGTAGTAACAAAGTTTTTACAAAGCTGCATCAgtggtaaaaaaatatgaaacaaaagaaaacaacacaaataaaagATTCCTCCACAAGGAACTAAGCGATCAACCACAACACTAATGAAAACTGATACATGCTTAAACTATGAACGTGCATTCCAAACACAAAAAAACGATGTTGAAGCGCAACTGAACTTGAGTTATGAACGTAAAAACCGAAACCTCCCATTACAGACTGTCCAAAACCGAATCTGTAGTGAAAAAACTGCATCTTCAGCACGCCATCAAAAAACACAATAAGGCACAAAACCAAATCAGAAACCTAACGATCAGGCACAGTAGCAAAACAGAAAAGGACAAGCAGCAGCAAGGCACCACTGCAAATAGAGAACACggaccaaaacaacaaaaatagcaGGGAAGAACCACTTGAATGGACTCCCAAATAGTACCAACAAAAAGTATCATCTCAAATCACTTGATCATTGTCTACCTTGATAATTGCTACTTGGAGGTATCTGACCAAAATTACAAGATTCCTGCAACAATAAAATTCAATGATACTGATAAAATATCAATACTTCagtcaaatatatcattttaaaaaacaagaataaattataatcaaaatacCTGGCTGAAATAATTGAACGAGTTCATTCCATGTAGCAAGTTACTAAATGAAGTTGATGTAGCATTTAAACCCCAACTTGAAGGATGTTGTTGCTGTTAAGGATATCGAAAATATTGTCAGCTAAAATACAATTGtaagaaatattaaatttataatgaTGGTAGAATGTGATAAACCTGTCGAGATGCATCAAATGAAGGATAAACATTTGTATAATGTTCATTTGTGCAATTTTGAACATTTGCCACTCCACCCACTTGAGAATTACTTACATAGTCTTCATTACGTTTCTCTGAAAATAAAGCAGATATTAAATAGTTCttacattaaatatataactaTAATGTACtctataaaatatgtttaatcattcacctttattattttttttcttatgtagTTGATCGTTTTCTTTTCTCAAAATGTCCTTTCTGGCGAACACTAGACCTTCCTTTCGTCTTTGCGAAACGAGGATTCAAAATTGTACAGCTTTCATTATCCTCATTTTGTGAGAAATTGTTCTCAATGTTTTCTTTAGTTGAATTTAAGTCAGGTTTGCTGACACATTCTCGAACCCTCTTAACTCCAACATCAAGCAATTCCCACATGATTTTTTGTGCTTTTTTGTCCTCCTGGGATTCCAAAACTAAATTGTATAAAGACTTCAGAATAGCGTTGCGGTAAAGAAGACCGGAATCATCACCATCAGACATTGAATTGGAGGTCGAATCTTCTTCTGAACTCTTATTTACATGCTCATAAATCACAGACCTTGCATTTTTTGACCATCTTGTTAAGATGTATTGGTCAGgtatttttaaaataccttTAATATTGTAAATCCGCAAAGCATGACTGCAAAGAATGCCCATCGATTCGAACTTGTGACAACTGCAGCTAACCATAGAAGTGGATGAATCCAAAGCCACGATATACTTTTTATTGGGGATGATGTTTAACACAACTTCATGATATGACACATGATCACATCGACCAATCTCCACGGAAGTGCTTCCACCTGCCCCATTAAGatactcatttaaaaaaagtgtaaagaTTTTGTGAGTATATACCACAGATGCATGTCGTAGAGTTTCACTACTGTTTATAACACGAGGAGGCGCACTCTGACTATTTTTGAATTCGTTCTCAACCTCTAATTGTCGCCACCTTCTCACCATCTTCTCAAATGCCACTAAAAATTGTGTGAGACATGTTGTTTTTCCTGCAATATCTCCCAAAGCACTATTTGTACTCTCACTTTTTTGAGAAGATTTGATACCAGCAGAAAATACATGATTACTATATGCCGTGCTCCATTTGCCGCGAATTGCATACATGCTTCTTAACCATTTGTGACCATGAAGTTGATATGTATTCATC harbors:
- the LOC112420842 gene encoding protein FAR1-RELATED SEQUENCE 5-like, giving the protein MEINECQSVEIDGCKDIFLGQVVNNKDEAYNLYQAHAFKTGFSVRKGRELYYDNERKITRFKEFYCSKEGFKNNEYGGEVAYERADSRANCKAMVRFNVSKEGVWKVTKFVLDHNHQLVPPEQRHLLRSMRNMSNVKGDLIKSMVNSGIRVTNIWNYLGEEVGGYNNLGITLKNMHNYVYTEKLKLIEVGDAQSLVNNLQNRQAQDPMFYYSVQLDQESRLTNVFWRDGKSKVDYDCFGDVVIFDTTYRTNKYDMICAPFVGINHHWQNVMFGCALLLDETSISFNWLFKAFLESMGNKQPKTIFTDQDPAMGKAIGEVMPNTRHRLCLWHISKNAPSHLGSLNSNNKFQSLFNKCMTGCDSEEEFQTTWDEMMNTYQLHGHKWLRSMYAIRGKWSTAYSNHVFSAGIKSSQKSESTNSALGDIAGKTTCLTQFLVAFEKMVRRWRQLEVENEFKNSQSAPPRVINSSETLRHASVVYTHKIFTLFLNEYLNGAGGSTSVEIGRCDHVSYHEVVLNIIPNKKYIVALDSSTSMVSCSCHKFESMGILCSHALRIYNIKGILKIPDQYILTRWSKNARSVIYEHVNKSSEEDSTSNSMSDGDDSGLLYRNAILKSLYNLVLESQEDKKAQKIMWELLDVGVKRVRECVSKPDLNSTKENIENNFSQNEDNESCTILNPRFAKTKGRSKKRNEDYVSNSQVGGVANVQNCTNEHYTNVYPSFDASRQQQHPSSWGLNATSTSFSNLLHGMNSFNYFSQESCNFGQIPPSSNYQGRQ